The Apium graveolens cultivar Ventura chromosome 11, ASM990537v1, whole genome shotgun sequence genome has a window encoding:
- the LOC141697451 gene encoding G-type lectin S-receptor-like serine/threonine-protein kinase At4g27290, with protein MAQTPIILFCSTVIFSIFITTSFAVGDTLTPNQTIADVDNNTIISANGAFEMGFFSPGNSRSRYLGIWYKKIANGTVAWVANRNTPLSDTSGVLRFGYNGNLVLTGGESDIIWSSNSSEPDADLVVQLLDTGNLVIRHTNDSYPDNYLWQSFDYPGDTILPGMKFGWDLVNRFNRQLSSWKSLYDPSPGNFISGVNIKGYPQIFLWNGSDTMFRLGPWSGIPFGGRSSLIQNAIFTYNFVFDKTEAYYMFQLLNTSTAMRLMLNAEGDLQFLTWNDPRRGWEITVNLPTDKCDDFSICGGNGNCNMTKSKLGQEMCSCFDGFIPSSVEKKNNRGQFNGCVRKIKLTCGSNDVFSRYTGLKIPDTQNSLIDPRLNLEECKTKCLNNCSCTAYANMDIKEDGSGCVLWFGDLLDTREFLASSQVLYLRMADEGLGTISRSKGKAHVTIIVIAVLLVVAVTLCIFLLVIYKKKKLRRKGNMTFSSSHGDAGSRSQREDLELPLFEFETIAKATNNFSHNNKLGEGGFGPVYMGILEEGQEIAVKRLSKTSKQGLDEFKNEVLCIAKLQHRNLVRLLGCSIEEGEMLLIYEFMPNKSLDFFIFDKVQSKLLDWPKRYNIITGVAKGLLYLHRDSRLRIIHRDLKAGNILLDHDMNPKVSDFGTARSFWGSESEASTTRVVGTFGYMSPEYALDGIFSFKSDVYSFGVLVLEIISGKRMKGFYQPDPDLNLLGHAWRLYNEEKFLELVDKTILESCNYFEVCRVIQIALLCVQPYPEDRPDMDSVNLMLSSAIEMPRPNQPGFFTAKKLQESNSSSSLVLDNSYVFYSSDI; from the exons ATGGCACAAACTCCCATCATTCTGTTCTGCTCCACTGTAATATTCTCTATTTTCATAACCACCTCATTTGCAGTAGGAGATACTTTAACTCCTAATCAAACCATTGCTGATGTTGACAATAACACCATTATTTCAGCTAATGGAGCTTTTGAGATGGGATTTTTCAGCCCCGGAAACTCCAGGAGCCGATACTTAGGCATTTGGTACAAGAAGATCGCGAATGGGACAGTTGCTTGGGTTGCTAACAGGAACACTCCACTTTCTGATACTTCAGGTGTGCTAAGATTTGGCTACAATGGAAATTTAGTACTTACTGGAGGTGAGAGTGACATAATTTGGTCGTCGAACTCGTCAGAACCTGATGCAGATCTTGTTGTGCAACTACTGGATACTGGAAATCTGGTTATTAGGCATACAAATGACAGTTACCCTGATAACTACCTTTGGCAAAGTTTCGATTATCCTGGAGATACTATTCTACCTGGAATGAAGTTCGGGTGGGACTTGGTAAATCGCTTTAATAGGCAGCTCTCATCGTGGAAAAGCCTGTATGATCCGTCTCCAGGTAACTTTATAAGCGGTGTTAATATTAAGGGATATCCACAGATTTTTCTGTGGAATGGTTCGGATACTATGTTCAGGCTTGGGCCATGGAGTGGCATTCCATTTGGTGGGAGGTCTTCCTTAATACAGAACGCAATTTTTACATACAATTTTGTGTTTGACAAAACTGAAGCATATTACATGTTTCAACTTCTTAATACTTCTACTGCAATGAGGCTGATGCTGAACGCGGAGGGAGATCTGCAGTTTCTCACTTGGAATGATCCAAGAAGAGGCTGGGAGATTACGGTTAATTTGCCAACGGATAAATGTGATGATTTTTCCATATGTGGAGGAAATGGTAATTGCAACATGACCAAGTCCAAGTTAGGCCAAGAGATGTGCAGCTGCTTCGACGGATTTATTCCAAGCAGTGTTGAGAAGAAGAACAATAGGGGTCAGTTTAATGGTTGTGTTCGGAAAATAAAGTTGACCTGTGGGAGTAATGATGTATTCAGTAGGTATACAGGTCTGAAAATACCAGACACGCAAAATTCATTGATAGATCCGAGATTGAATCTGGAGGAGTGTAAGACGAAATGCTTGAATAACTGTTCTTGCACTGCTTATGCTAATATGGATATCAAAGAAGATGGTAGTGGTTGTGTGTTATGGTTTGGTGACCTGCTTGATACTAGAGAGTTCCTTGCAAGTAGTCAAGTTCTTTATTTGAGGATGGCAGATGAAGGCTTAG GAACAATTAGTAGATCGAAAGGAAAAGCACACGTGACTATCATAGTCATCGCTGTCTTGCTCGTAGTAGCAGTAACACTCTGCATATTTCTGCTAGTCATATACAAGAAAAAGAAGCTGAGAAGAAAAG GAAACATGACCTTTAGCAGCTCACATGGTGATGCAGGAAGTCGAAGTCAGAGGGAAGATTTAGAGCTTCCATTGTTTGAGTTTGAGACGATTGCTAAAGCTACCAATAACTTCTCTCATAACAATAAGCTTGGTGAGGGTGGCTTTGGACCTGTTTACATG GGAATACTGGAAGAAGGACAAGAAATAGCTGTAAAGAGGCTGTCGAAGACTTCAAAACAAGGGCTTGATGAGTTCAAAAATGAAGTTTTGTGCATAGCCAAACTTCAGCACCGAAACCTTGTGAGGCTTCTGGGATGCAGCATTGAGGAAGGGGAAATGCTATTGATCTATGAATTCATGCCCAACAAGAGTCTAGATTTTTTCATTTTTG ATAAAGTGCAGAGCAAGTTACTGGATTGGCCAAAGCGCTACAATATAATAACTGGTGTTGCTAAGGGTCTTCTCTATCTCCACCGCGACTCTAGACTAAGAATCATTCACAGAGATCTCAAAGCTGGAAATATTTTACTTGATCATGATATGAATCCAAAAGTCTCAGACTTTGGCACAGCTAGAAGTTTTTGGGGAAGCGAAAGTGAAGCAAGCACAACAAGAGTAGTTGGAACATT TGGTTACATGTCCCCTGAATATGCACTAGATGGCATATTTTCCTTCAAATCGGATGTCTACAGCTTCGGGGTACTAGTGCTAGAGATTATCAGTGGAAAGAGAATGAAAGGTTTCTATCAACCAGATCCCGACCTTAATCTTCTTGGCCAT GCTTGGAGGCTTTACAATGAAGAAAAATTTCTGGAGCTAGTTGATAAGACAATCCTGGAGTCATGCAATTACTTTGAAGTATGCCGCGTTATCCAAATTGCTTTACTGTGTGTTCAACCATATCCGGAAGACAGACCAGATATGGATTCTGTGAATCTTATGCTGAGCAGTGCAATTGAAATGCCTCGTCCCAACCAGCCTGGTTTTTTTACTGCAAAGAAACTTCAAGAGTCAAATTCTTCATCGTCTTTAGTTCTTGACAATTCATATGTCTTTTACTCCAGTGATATATGA